ACGATGAACTCACTTACACAGGCTCGCGAAAATACTCGAACGCTTATGGTTATCCTTTGATGAATCCATTTGACCAATTCGAAGATACAGAAACGCAACGTGACATACGaaagtataaataaagtatCCAAAGTAGAgtacttattataatattcagtaGATGAAACGAATTTTTTCCCGCCACTTTCGTTCCGACCTCGCCAAGATGTTAACGTACCGATAATGAAAACAAGTATTAAGCAGAGAGAAGACAAGCTGCTGACAATCGTAATTATCCGATCGCCTAGAAACCGCCGATGAACCTTCTGACGATGAACTTACTTACACAGGCTCGCGAAAATACTCGAACGCTTATGGTTATCCTTTGATGAATCCATTTGACCAATTCGAAGATACAGAAACGCAACGTGACATACGaaagtataaataaagtatCCAAAGTAGAgtacttattataatattcagtaGATGAAACGAATTGagataaagtttgaaaatatactGGGTGGCCGGCGAGTCGATCGCTACGATTTTCCATTTCCTTTCTGGATTTCGACGTGAAATGTTTTGAACCAAAAGTTAGCGTTTTTCAAACGGCTACAAATGTCGATACAAGGAGTTTAGGTTTTCCTCTTACTGATTAACTCTCGTTCGAAATATCCCTTTTGCCAAATTATCCGGTGTTTGAAATATCGTGGCTACCGATTCGCGCGCCACCCTGTacgtagaaattacaagatatttgtaACATTCGTATCATGCGCGATGGTAATGATTTGATAGAAACTCAAATAGTCAAAAGTTGATAGAAACGATAAGAAAGATTTGTAcgcttaaaataatttacctcgtcgttaataataaatggtGTATTTTGATGTTAACGACGCGATGATTTAACAAAGATGTAGCCTTGTATATCTTACGTATAGGGTGACTCAGGAATAATACGGTACGTTTGATAAATCGTTCGGCGAACGGTGCAATGATAGAGTGAAACGTTTTTCTGTTCTTTCTGAAACGAGTTGGTGAATTTGAGCGAATGGGAACATATCGGAAGACCTGTGTTTTAGGACAACAGGCTACCAGAATTCGTACTATAAACGAAACCTTCTctacaattaattttagacGCCAAAGTGTTGCAAGAACACGTTGTCGAAATCTTTCCGCAGCGTCCCCTTCGCCCACGCCTCAGCTGGAACTAAACGAGTACTTTGTCAACGGCAATTGGAGTAAGGCTGACGATTAAGAGACGAATTTCACCTTCACGCTTTTTAGAGAACACGTCGACTCTAGTTTCTCGCATGTTAAAGACGCCGAATCGCCGAAGATCCTGTTTAGTGTAACAGACACACCGCTGTAGAACATCTTAAACACATCGACCATCTTTCGTTCTACGAAATACGCCAACGCAGAATGGACCGACAGATTATTACGACGAAACTCTTATTCCTCGTCTTGTTGCTATTCGCAAGCTCAGTTCGCGCGAAAGATCAGGAAAAATCAAACAACTTGACTCCGAAGGAGGCGGTGAAGCCAGTGGAAGAATTCGTCGAGGAGTCCTCCACCGAAGACCAATTTTCGTTGGAATCCGCGACGACCACAGAGTCCGCCACAACTGTGCAGACCTACCGGAAGCTGACACTGTCCATCAATGGGAGGAAAAACATTTCCAGAGAATTCAGACCCAGTGTACATCTAGGTGTGGTATCGTAATTTTAAGTGAATGCGTAACAGAGAGTTTGAGCGAAAGATTCGTGCGAAACGATAGTGAATCGAACGGATGTTCGATAGCAAGTGAGTACAGATTCGAAGAATGTTGCGCGTGTGAATTGGGATGTATGGACACGTGTAAATTTGATTGAGATGAGCGTTGTGAGATCTTCAAGCTATCTTCGATCCTCAGATCTTTACATTtccattttgttcttattGCAACAAACGGAAACTTATCTGTCGCTATATTCGTAATTCCAATATTCAACGAACCATTCGATGCTACGcttaacaatttttctacaTAGGTGAAATTAAGGAATCCAGAATCAGTAATGTTCCCTTCAACGCTGTTCATCATTTCAACTTCGACAATGGAGTGGATCCTGGCTCGTATCACCAACATTTGAAAGATTTCCAAATAGTTTTCCAGCCTACGGCGAAGACTCTGCAAACTCTTCAGGCTGGTAATCGAGGCAATTCTTATCAGAATTTATTCGAAACTGTCGTTGCACCGACTGAAGAGAGTAAGAAAGATGGGACGACGCAGAATAGTTACGTCAAATTTCAAGACGATGGGTTGGATGCTGTCAGGATCGAATACGACGACTCTTCGAAGGATCAAGCTTTCCATCAACAGTTCTCTCATTCGGTTACGGAAAATATGGGCGCGCAGTACGACTCGACGGATCAACAAATCTTCCAGAATTTAGAGAAGCCTGTGTTCGAACAGCAAACGTCCACCGTTTGGGGAAAACCGTCAAAATTTCAGGGTGAAAGTGAGAAACACGAGGGAAGCTTTTCAAAACCAGAACTAAACGCCGATCCTTTAAAGATGTCACATTATACTGGATTTTACGATCATCAGAATCAGCAACAGTCGAATCTACAAAATTTCGAGTTATTCAGGAAGCCGAGTAACGGGGTGGTCTATGTTCAGGAGTCGTCGTTTCTCACAACTAAGAAGTATCCTTATCCTATTTATCAGCCACACCGTGGATATCACCAGGTTGATTTTATTAATGACGAACGTCCGTCTTATCCTGTTAAGAAAAGGTGAGCGTCCCATCGACTTTTCacttttctttcgcttttgAAAATATCTTCCAAGCTGCTACTTCTCCTCTAGATCGGTGTTCTCTTTTAAATCGCGATTCCCTACTACAATAGCCAAAAATAATTTAGACATCACACAACTTCATTCATATTATTTGTAAAGAGTGAATGAATGTTCGCcgcgatgaaaattttctagATATTAATGGTCACGTTAAGACGAGCGAGCGTTGagaattttcaaagtaaaattaaaagcaaCAATACCTCGAGAACTGTACCGTTTCCAGCGGATATCTTTTTCACGAGAAAAAGTACGCTTGTACCTTTCTTGGTCTGTCAGCTTTGCGACGCCAAAATTATTGTTCTCCTTTCAGTTCCTGCAACAATACCAAAATTCCTGAATACATCAAAATAGCTGCTTTATTATTAGGTTGGCAGCTAAGTGATcttgtcattagatggtaatgtaaaatcacttaattgccaacccaatacttGAAAGATATTATTCGCTCACGAGATTCTCTTCACAGAGTGTCCACCTGGAAAAAGATCTTCCATCTGATCGGCGCTATTCTGCCTCTCGGTCTGCTCATAGCTGCTCTGACTCCAAATGTCGTAAAGGTCGACAACACTACGTGAGTGCACTTTCGTTTTTTTCCGCTCCAGAAGCGCGTCTACTGGAATTCTAATCACGAACGAAACCCTTTAGCCAGCCTAACATCGTTTTGTCCAAGTGGAGGGTCGCTGACCTTCCAGTGGAACATAAACACGCGAGGTTCACGGATCCCTTCAACGACTGCGAGGAAAGATCCATTTGTGATATGATCTTGGCTGGCGGTGATGCTGGATCCACCGTGTTGCAGAACATTTTATGGAACCTGGCGACGAGGTAATTGttcgattattaaaaattaagaataaatggAAGAACAGGATTTTGGGCAAAGGTcgagtaattttatttatacttgtGATCGTGAAACTTACGtcgttatttatgtatattaattgaaGATTGGATAATTGTTTGATCGTTTGGAGTAAATTTGAGAGGAAAGTTTTCAAGACGCATAGAAAAACGTGAAATGTAAGTTTAATCGTGAGATTCGCCTACGAGTTCCTGTGAATCCTTCACTGTATAATTCTTCAATTATTTGGAAAGTTGCGAACAGAATATCGGGGATATTTCACGttgggaaaattaaaaatagaatttagcgaaatatcgaacgatttcgtttATAATCGCGGTTGCAAGACTTGCGtagaatttttgaaaactAAGAAGCAGCGACAAGTGATAGTAAGCATAACGTTTAGTAGGTTAAAAATCGCTTTATTAGCTCTACAAAACGTCTTTCGTTTACTCTGAGCCGATTCATCAGTGGATTTTTAATAGCTTGTCAGCCAGTTAATGGCGTCTATGCAATTAGTAAAGTGGAACAGCGAAGGCGATGTTTAAAACGCGCGTGAGTTATCCGTTCGGagacaatttttgtttctctgcgtaccgaataaaaaaaaaaaaaaaagaataaataaaagaagaagagataatttatttgtaaagaACTGTTCCAACTTTTTCCAACGATttctaaaatatgaaaaagagaaaatttctcttttatttcatttttagaaatttgaagattatttataaattcttaacTGTATCGTTGTGCTTCGATGTAatggattttttttattgttagaaCATCGACAACGATGGCGAAAGAGAGCGGACTTCACGATGTTTTCGAGGCGGTGAAGAAAAGGGATTGTACCAACGTCCTTTGTTAATCCTTTCTTTAATTTGCGatgagaaatataaaaccGGACGAGGGTAACAGTGATTCCCCCCGTTATAATCGCGGATGTGAGCAATTTTCACGGTGAAAAATTGAAACCTGCTAATGTTTAACTTTCTCCAAGCGATTAAAAATAAGACACAGAAACGGACTCGTAGAAACCTAGCAGAAAGTAGCTGCTAAGTAATTACTGCTACCATTCCGACTCTTTATACGtcgattaatatttctatcattCGAAAATAACCGTAACCTCGAGATTATTGGTGTAATCTGAATTTTTGTAACTAGAAAAAAATTGGGAACAGCAAATTATTATTCTGCCGATGTGCTTCTAATTacatcatatttatattttcaataattcgaTACTTTTTTCTTACTGAATTTCCATTGGATTATTTCAAGAATAAAATACTCTTGGCATACGatatttttgtcaattttataaatatttcgattcttttcaattttttcgacTCCGTCGATTTGCCAACGTGTACAAaccaatttcttaattttctattcacgtgtttcaattacaaaatgtatcaggttgtccgaatggtgtctttcttttacagacacgtcttttacaacgatgcatctttatacaaccatgaaacctaatctgttgAACGTTatgatctttattttaatagaacaaaatggatcatacgtaattcgacaaaataatataaaacgaaaaatattgtgcgtctattatttcctcataaaacgaaagaaacttttcggacaacctaatattatcattcaacgacaatatatttaattgtatcaaaaaaaaaaaaaagaatttaatcaATCCTCGATCAATATGTATTAATAACCACTCGGAAATCGAACTGATCTGTCTCACTTTTTACAGCAGCAgcgataaaattgaaatatttgtacaacGAATTAGTATACATTCAGATTAGTTTGTATCACCAGTTATAACGCGTTCCTTTGCTCGGGCGTCGATGAAAGTGACCAAAGCTTCACCGAACAAGGGCACGACGACCGGATGAAAGGATTATTCGGGAATTGTTGGCGCGAGTGCGCTTCTCTTTGGCGCAAGTGAAAGTAGTCACAGTGTATAAGTGGGTCGACAATATTCTATGCCAGTTCGAGTCCGGAATTTATGTCCCTGCGACGAGATACGGGTTATCGGCAAGTGCAACGAGCTTTCACACGCGTCTCGACCACCAATACCTCAACCAATTCACGAAGATCATCCTGTTCATCTCATTTTTTAACCATTCTCAATTCTTTTTCTCAATCTtcgtaatttgaaattattcggCGTTTTACGAAGAAGCAAATTTTGAGAAACATCGTGTTTTAACTGGAAGTTAACCGGAAGATCGAACGATGGAAAAAGTCATCGATCGGTTGAGACGCGTCCAGAGCTGAAAAATACCGGATGAGACGCGAATTTCGGGTCGACCGATTTGCTTCTCCATTTTCACTCGAGGAATGCAAGAAAGACCAGCGTGGATCACCGTACTGTTACTTGAACGATTGATTAATGACACCCTGCTTCACTGGATACGATAAAACATATCTTCGTTTCCTTTAATCAACGCCCTTTCACTTAATTATTCATTCGATAGTCAACATGGATTTCTGTTAATAGAATAAACGAATTATCATATCTCGTTCGAACTCTGTTACAACATTCAACTTCGACGCTAAATTAATCAACGCGATACCGACGATCTCGTTTACACGAAAATCGGTATAACTTTACTTTGTAAGTCGTACCGTCGTAAATTTTACAGAACGACGaattcttattatatattcgaTCGCAGTGAAGTAAATTCAACCGCGCGTATAATATTTCCACGACGCTTAACCATCCATACAAAAGCCGACGTACGGAATACCAGTACGTGAGTGAAACCGATCTTCCATTTCCCACGATCGTCATCGTGTCCAATTAATGGCGCACACGCGCCACATACGCAACAAAGCAAGCAGCAAAGTTAAAACAAAGAGCAGAATTCCAGCGCGTGTCGATTCAGAAGTAAAACGTTTTATTCGAGGGACGGACAACCGTGGAAAGAAAGTCCAGCCAATTACGCGCACTTATCTCTAATTACCCTAGCCTCTTTCCTAATAAACACACTTTCGCGGAACGCCGTCCACCGCCTTGCGGTGGCTCGTG
This genomic window from Bombus fervidus isolate BK054 chromosome 5, iyBomFerv1, whole genome shotgun sequence contains:
- the LOC139987128 gene encoding uncharacterized protein, which translates into the protein MDRQIITTKLLFLVLLLFASSVRAKDQEKSNNLTPKEAVKPVEEFVEESSTEDQFSLESATTTESATTVQTYRKLTLSINGRKNISREFRPSVHLGEIKESRISNVPFNAVHHFNFDNGVDPGSYHQHLKDFQIVFQPTAKTLQTLQAGNRGNSYQNLFETVVAPTEESKKDGTTQNSYVKFQDDGLDAVRIEYDDSSKDQAFHQQFSHSVTENMGAQYDSTDQQIFQNLEKPVFEQQTSTVWGKPSKFQGESEKHEGSFSKPELNADPLKMSHYTGFYDHQNQQQSNLQNFELFRKPSNGVVYVQESSFLTTKKYPYPIYQPHRGYHQVDFINDERPSYPVKKRVSTWKKIFHLIGAILPLGLLIAALTPNVVKVDNTTQPNIVLSKWRVADLPVEHKHARFTDPFNDCEERSICDMILAGGDAGSTVLQNILWNLATRTSTTMAKESGLHDVFEAVKKRDCTNVLC